ATCGTCTGCACAGGGCCACCAGGGCTTCCACATCCGCCATGGCATCATGGGCCGGGCCGGAAGTGATGAACTGATTTTCTTTGGCGATATGTTCCAGTTTCAATGTCGGCCGGCCATTGTCCAGGCAGGGCCATTGAATGACAGGCGGGGTGCAGAATCGTTTATACAACGTGGCAACCGGCAGAATATCCGCCCGAAAGCAGCCATTGGCATATTGATGGGTATAGGGTTCCAGCAGGTTCCGGTAGAAGAGAAAGCGTAAAAATTCGTCATCAAACCCCAGCGAATTATACCCCACGCTGACCGTGTCCGGGGTATTGAAAAGCGAATGCAGCAGACGGGCAGCCTGATATTCACACTGCCCGTCTGCCAGATCTTTCATGGTCAGACAATGGGTGACAAACGCATTGGGAGATGGAATGATATCCTTGCGAAGCCGTATGGTCAGGCTGGTTCGGTCAATTTCCCGAAGCCGGGAATCCGTGCGGATCCCGGCAAAAGTCAACACCTGGTCAAACGCCGGATCAAGACCCGAGGTCTCCAGATCGTAAAACAGATAAATCTTATCTTTTGGAAAACTGGAAACTGGCTCTGGCCCCTTTTTGACCATATTTTTTCCGTTCTTTCTGACGGGAATCCCGGGTCAGAAATCCGGCGTTCTTGAGCACGCCCCGCAGTTCCGGGTCCACCTGCACCAGGGCCTTGGACAATCCCTGACGGACCGCACCGGCCTGACCGGTCTGCCCGCCGCCCATCACACGGATACGCACATCAAAGGCATCATCCATCTGTGTCAGTGAAAGGGGGGCTGCCAGCGCATCCCGGTTAACTCCGATATCAAAATACTCATCCAGATCCCGGTCATTCACCGTCATTTTTCCGGTACCCGGTAACAGCCAGATTTTGGCTATGGACTTTTTCCGTTTTCCTGTCGCGTAAAACACGTTTCCACTTTCCATTGATCGTATCGCGTCCTTTATCCTTTAATTTCAACGGGTTCCGGTTTTTGGGCCGCATGGGGATGCTGATCGCCGGCATACACGAACAATTTTTTGTTCAGTTTTCTGCCCAGCCGGTTTTTAGGCAGCATGCCCTGAACCGCTTTTTTAAGGACCTCTTCCGGGTTCTTTTCCAGCATTTCCCTGGCTGTCTGGGATTTCAGACTTCCCACATACCCGGAATGACGATAGTAATTTTTCTGATCCAGTTTGTTGCCGGTCAGACGGATTTTGTCCGCATTAATTACCACCACCCAGTCTCCGGTATCCACATGGGGGGTATACAAGGGATTATGCTTGCCCCGAATCCGGTAGGCCACCTGGGATGCCAGCCGGCCCAACACCTGGTCCGCTGCATCGATCACACACCAGTTTTCCTGGTTATCCGCTCTTTTGGCACTGTATGTATATTT
Above is a window of Desulfotignum balticum DSM 7044 DNA encoding:
- the rpsI gene encoding 30S ribosomal protein S9; this translates as MESGNVFYATGKRKKSIAKIWLLPGTGKMTVNDRDLDEYFDIGVNRDALAAPLSLTQMDDAFDVRIRVMGGGQTGQAGAVRQGLSKALVQVDPELRGVLKNAGFLTRDSRQKERKKYGQKGARASFQFSKR
- the rplM gene encoding 50S ribosomal protein L13; this encodes MKKYTYSAKRADNQENWCVIDAADQVLGRLASQVAYRIRGKHNPLYTPHVDTGDWVVVINADKIRLTGNKLDQKNYYRHSGYVGSLKSQTAREMLEKNPEEVLKKAVQGMLPKNRLGRKLNKKLFVYAGDQHPHAAQKPEPVEIKG